In Ruminococcaceae bacterium BL-6, a genomic segment contains:
- a CDS encoding acidPPc domain-containing protein, producing MFAMIQRADVRVLRLIQKYLRCSLFDTIMPYISLVGNIGAVWVTVMIVFLLIPQYRDSGLELFGVLAICGILTNFVLKPLVARPRPCHAFPRQELLVPCPTDFSFPSGHTMSSFGAALIIYNTNQALGVIAFIFAFLIAFSRLYLFVHYPSDVITGMLLGLASSFPLILLFAALCAFVYYGSTKIRRSDR from the coding sequence ATGTTCGCTATGATTCAGCGCGCGGATGTCCGGGTGCTTCGGCTGATTCAGAAATATCTGCGCTGCAGCCTGTTTGACACGATAATGCCCTATATTTCTCTGGTGGGCAATATCGGCGCCGTTTGGGTCACGGTGATGATCGTCTTTCTGCTGATTCCCCAGTACCGGGATTCCGGCCTGGAATTGTTCGGGGTTCTGGCAATCTGCGGGATCCTGACGAATTTCGTGCTGAAACCGCTTGTGGCACGGCCTAGGCCGTGCCACGCGTTTCCGCGGCAGGAGCTTCTGGTTCCCTGCCCCACGGATTTTTCGTTCCCCTCGGGGCACACGATGTCGTCATTCGGGGCGGCTCTGATCATTTACAACACCAATCAGGCGCTCGGCGTGATCGCGTTTATTTTCGCCTTTCTCATCGCGTTTTCCCGGCTCTATCTGTTTGTCCATTACCCGAGCGACGTGATCACCGGCATGTTGCTCGGCCTGGCTTCGTCTTTTCCGCTGATTCTGCTGTTTGCCGCGCTGTGCGCGTTCGTGTATTACGGCAGCACCAAAATCCGCCGGTCGGACCGCTGA